A single genomic interval of Saccharospirillum mangrovi harbors:
- the tuf gene encoding elongation factor Tu, translating to MSKATFERNKPHVNVGTIGHVDHGKTTLTAALTRVCAEVWGGTAVAFDGIDNAPEERERGITISTSHVEYDSPARHYAHVDCPGHADYVKNMITGAAQMDGAILVCSAADGPMPQTREHILLSRQVGVPYIVVFLNKADMVDDEELLELVEMEVRDLLSQYDFPGDDTPLIVGSALMALEGKDDNEMGTTAVKKLVEALDSYIPEPERAIDLPFLMPIEDVFSISGRGTVVTGRVERGIVKSGEEIEIVGIKDTTKTTVTGVEMFRKLLDEGRAGENIGALLRGTKRDEVERGQVLAKPGTITPHTKFEAEVYVLGKDEGGRHTPFFKGYRPQFYFRTTDVTGACELPEGVEMVMPGDNVKMDVTLIAPIAMDEGLRFAIREGGRTVGAGVVAKIIE from the coding sequence ATGTCCAAGGCGACTTTTGAACGTAACAAGCCCCACGTCAACGTGGGCACCATTGGTCACGTAGACCACGGTAAAACCACTCTGACTGCAGCTCTGACCCGCGTTTGCGCGGAAGTCTGGGGCGGTACTGCTGTTGCATTCGACGGTATCGACAACGCTCCGGAAGAACGTGAGCGTGGTATTACCATTTCGACCTCTCACGTGGAATACGACTCACCGGCGCGTCACTACGCACACGTTGACTGCCCGGGACACGCCGACTACGTGAAAAACATGATCACCGGTGCCGCTCAGATGGACGGCGCGATCCTGGTCTGTTCCGCGGCTGACGGCCCGATGCCGCAAACGCGTGAACACATCCTGCTGTCTCGTCAGGTTGGCGTACCCTACATCGTCGTGTTCCTGAACAAGGCCGACATGGTCGACGACGAAGAACTGCTGGAACTGGTCGAAATGGAAGTGCGCGACCTGCTGAGCCAGTACGACTTCCCGGGTGACGACACCCCGCTGATCGTCGGTTCTGCGCTGATGGCACTGGAAGGCAAAGACGACAACGAAATGGGCACCACCGCGGTTAAGAAACTGGTCGAAGCACTGGACTCTTACATCCCGGAACCGGAGCGCGCGATTGACCTGCCGTTCCTGATGCCAATCGAAGACGTCTTCTCCATCTCTGGTCGCGGTACTGTTGTGACTGGTCGTGTTGAGCGTGGCATCGTCAAGTCTGGCGAAGAAATCGAAATCGTCGGCATCAAAGACACCACCAAGACCACTGTTACTGGTGTTGAAATGTTCCGCAAACTGCTCGACGAAGGTCGTGCGGGCGAGAACATCGGCGCCCTGTTGCGTGGCACCAAGCGTGACGAAGTGGAGCGTGGACAGGTACTGGCCAAGCCGGGCACCATCACCCCGCACACCAAGTTCGAAGCCGAAGTCTACGTACTGGGCAAAGACGAAGGTGGCCGTCACACGCCGTTCTTCAAAGGCTACCGTCCGCAGTTCTACTTCCGTACCACGGACGTGACTGGCGCGTGCGAACTGCCGGAAGGCGTAGAAATGGTCATGCCGGGTGACAACGTCAAGATGGACGTCACCCTGATTGCTCCGATCGCCATGGACGAAGGTCTGCGCTTCGCGATTCGCGAAGGTGGTCGTACCGTTGGCGCCGGCGTGGTTGCCAAGATCATTGAATGA
- the secE gene encoding preprotein translocase subunit SecE, which translates to MNAQVESQNTALDVLKWILVAALVVAIIGGNFYYGDESLLLRVLGVVAGALVAVGIALTTARGRTVNRLRKEAWTEVRKVVWPTRQETVQTTLVVIGVVLLVALILWGVDSLLGWAVSAVIG; encoded by the coding sequence ATGAACGCTCAAGTCGAGTCGCAGAATACCGCTCTGGATGTCCTGAAATGGATTCTGGTTGCCGCTCTGGTTGTGGCCATTATTGGCGGCAATTTCTATTACGGCGACGAGTCGCTTTTGCTGCGGGTGTTGGGGGTTGTTGCTGGCGCGCTGGTTGCTGTCGGTATCGCCTTGACCACCGCTCGCGGTCGTACCGTTAACCGTCTGCGCAAAGAAGCCTGGACGGAAGTGCGCAAGGTGGTCTGGCCGACACGTCAGGAAACCGTTCAAACCACGCTGGTTGTTATCGGTGTGGTATTGCTGGTGGCGTTGATTCTCTGGGGTGTTGATTCCCTGTTGGGTTGGGCGGTATCAGCGGTCATCGGTTAA
- the nusG gene encoding transcription termination/antitermination protein NusG produces MSKRWYVVHAYSGFEKRVASSLQEQVELHGMQDRFGEILVPTESVVEMRDGKKRKSERKFYPGYVLVEMEMDDETWHLVKETPRVMGFIGGTPEKPAPLTQREADGILQRVQEGVEKPTQKTIYEPGEVVRVIDGPFADFNGTVEKVNYEKNRLQVSVSIFGRATPVELEFTQVDKS; encoded by the coding sequence GTGAGCAAGCGTTGGTACGTGGTGCACGCCTATTCCGGTTTCGAAAAGCGCGTTGCCAGCTCTTTGCAGGAGCAGGTCGAATTGCATGGCATGCAGGATCGCTTTGGCGAGATCCTGGTGCCGACTGAGTCTGTCGTCGAAATGCGCGACGGCAAAAAGCGCAAAAGTGAGCGCAAATTCTATCCCGGCTATGTCTTGGTTGAGATGGAAATGGACGATGAAACCTGGCACCTGGTGAAAGAAACACCTCGGGTTATGGGTTTTATCGGCGGCACGCCGGAGAAGCCGGCGCCGCTGACGCAGCGTGAGGCCGATGGCATTCTGCAGCGCGTTCAGGAAGGGGTTGAAAAGCCAACCCAAAAGACCATTTACGAGCCGGGCGAAGTGGTTCGGGTCATCGACGGTCCGTTCGCCGATTTCAACGGCACAGTCGAGAAAGTGAATTACGAAAAGAATCGGCTTCAGGTGTCGGTATCGATCTTCGGTCGTGCCACGCCGGTCGAGCTGGAATTTACCCAGGTCGACAAGAGCTGA
- the rplK gene encoding 50S ribosomal protein L11, producing MAKKVQAYIKLQVKAGQANPSPPVGPALGQHGVNIMEFCKAFNAETQSLEPGLPIPVVITVYGDRSFTFITKTPPASILLKKAAGIKSGSGRPNTEKVGKVTRAQLEEIAKTKDPDLTAGSLDAAVRTIAGSARSMGLNVEGVE from the coding sequence ATGGCCAAGAAAGTCCAAGCTTATATCAAGCTGCAAGTGAAGGCGGGTCAAGCCAACCCAAGTCCGCCCGTCGGTCCGGCCCTGGGTCAGCACGGCGTCAACATCATGGAATTCTGTAAGGCGTTCAACGCTGAGACTCAGAGCCTCGAGCCGGGTCTGCCGATTCCTGTTGTCATCACCGTTTACGGTGACCGCAGCTTCACCTTCATCACCAAGACTCCTCCGGCGTCGATTCTGCTGAAAAAAGCAGCTGGCATTAAGAGTGGTTCTGGTCGCCCGAACACTGAAAAAGTGGGCAAGGTGACTCGTGCTCAGCTCGAAGAAATTGCCAAGACCAAAGATCCGGACCTGACCGCAGGCAGCCTGGATGCAGCGGTACGCACCATCGCGGGCAGCGCTCGCAGCATGGGTCTGAATGTTGAGGGGGTTGAGTAA
- the rplA gene encoding 50S ribosomal protein L1, giving the protein MAKLSKRIKLQREKVDATRAYSIEEAVALLKELSTVKFAESVDIAVNLGIDARKSDQNVRGSTVLPNGTGKEVRVAVFTQGANVDAAKAAGADAVGMEDLAEQIKGGDLNFGVVIASPDAMRVVGQLGQVLGPRGLMPNPKVGTVTPDVATAVKNAKSGQARFRTDKNGIIHASIGKVAFEPQAIKENAEALIADLKKLKPSTAKGVYLKKVALSTTMGPGIVIDQGSLSI; this is encoded by the coding sequence ATGGCTAAGTTGAGCAAGCGTATCAAGCTGCAGCGTGAAAAGGTCGACGCGACCCGCGCTTATAGCATCGAAGAAGCCGTTGCACTGTTGAAAGAACTGTCCACGGTTAAGTTTGCCGAATCTGTCGATATCGCCGTCAATCTGGGTATTGATGCGCGTAAATCCGATCAGAACGTACGTGGCTCTACCGTACTGCCGAACGGCACCGGTAAAGAAGTTCGCGTCGCGGTCTTCACTCAGGGCGCCAACGTCGACGCGGCTAAAGCTGCCGGTGCAGACGCGGTCGGTATGGAAGATCTGGCTGAACAGATCAAAGGTGGCGATCTGAACTTCGGCGTTGTTATCGCCTCTCCGGATGCGATGCGCGTTGTGGGTCAGTTGGGTCAGGTACTGGGTCCGCGTGGCCTGATGCCAAACCCGAAAGTCGGCACTGTGACTCCGGACGTTGCGACTGCGGTCAAAAACGCCAAATCCGGTCAGGCACGTTTCCGTACTGACAAGAACGGCATTATTCACGCCTCAATCGGCAAAGTGGCTTTCGAGCCGCAAGCCATCAAAGAGAATGCTGAAGCTCTGATCGCTGATCTGAAAAAGCTGAAGCCTTCGACTGCGAAAGGCGTGTACCTGAAGAAAGTTGCGCTGTCCACGACCATGGGTCCGGGCATCGTGATCGATCAGGGCTCTTTGAGCATCTAA
- the rplJ gene encoding 50S ribosomal protein L10: MALNLADKKAIVTEVNAVAAKALSLVIADARGVTVTDMDNLRKQAREQKIFVRVVKNSLAKRAFEGTDYSAANPVLTGPSLLAFSMEDPGAAARLFKDFAKEVEAFEVKALSIGGELMGADQIDRLAKLPTREEALGLLANVTLAPVTKLVRTLNEVPSSITRVVAAVADKKKAA, from the coding sequence GTGGCACTGAATCTCGCAGACAAGAAAGCCATTGTCACCGAGGTAAATGCAGTGGCCGCCAAAGCGCTGTCTCTGGTGATCGCGGATGCCCGCGGCGTCACCGTGACAGACATGGACAACCTGCGCAAGCAGGCCCGTGAGCAGAAAATTTTCGTGCGTGTGGTTAAGAACTCTCTTGCCAAGCGCGCGTTTGAAGGCACCGATTACAGCGCGGCTAACCCCGTTCTGACCGGCCCTTCTCTGCTGGCCTTCTCAATGGAAGACCCGGGTGCTGCAGCTCGACTGTTCAAAGACTTCGCTAAAGAAGTTGAGGCTTTCGAAGTAAAAGCGCTGTCCATTGGTGGTGAACTGATGGGTGCGGATCAAATCGATCGTCTGGCAAAACTGCCGACGCGCGAAGAAGCGCTGGGCTTGCTGGCCAACGTTACGTTGGCACCGGTTACCAAACTGGTTCGCACGCTCAACGAAGTTCCGTCCTCAATTACCCGTGTTGTGGCGGCTGTTGCCGACAAGAAGAAAGCCGCCTAA
- the rplL gene encoding 50S ribosomal protein L7/L12 has protein sequence MALSNEDILNAISEMSVMDVVALVEAMEEKFGVSAQAAVAVAAGPAAAGADAGAEQTEFDVILASAGEKKVNVIKVVRELTGLGLKEAKGLVDGAPAPIKEGASKDEAADIKAKLEEAGATVEVK, from the coding sequence ATGGCTCTGTCCAATGAAGATATCTTGAATGCCATCTCAGAAATGTCTGTGATGGACGTAGTTGCTCTGGTTGAAGCAATGGAAGAGAAGTTTGGCGTTTCCGCTCAAGCTGCTGTTGCCGTTGCTGCTGGCCCGGCTGCTGCCGGCGCTGACGCTGGTGCCGAACAGACTGAATTTGACGTTATCCTGGCTTCTGCCGGCGAGAAGAAAGTCAACGTCATCAAAGTGGTTCGTGAACTCACCGGTCTGGGCCTGAAAGAAGCTAAAGGTCTGGTTGACGGCGCTCCGGCTCCGATCAAAGAAGGCGCGAGCAAAGACGAAGCGGCCGACATCAAAGCCAAGCTGGAAGAAGCTGGCGCGACTGTCGAAGTCAAGTAA
- the rpoB gene encoding DNA-directed RNA polymerase subunit beta: MAYSYTEKKRIRKDFSKLQPVMDIPYLLAIQLDSYRNFLQAESEAGERQDTGLHAAFKSVFPIVSYSGNAALEYVSYKLGTPVFDVKECQLRGVTYAAPLRVKVRLIIYDKESPSKAIKDIKEQEVYMGEMPLMTENGTFIINGTERVVVSQLHRSPGVFFDHDKGKTHSSGKLLYSARVIPYRGSWLDFEFDPKDQVYVRIDRRRKLPATILLRALGYTNQDILDRFFERSEFKLVKDQFELAIVADHLRGETAQFEIKDKDGSVILEEGRRITARHIRQLEKSGVKTVQVPDEYLLGKALATDLVDPTSGEIFAAGNDEVTLDVLTKVRELKLKKLDLLYTNDLDCGPYISDTLRNDPTSTPLEALVEIYRMMRPGEPPTKESAETLFQNLFFSSERYDLSGVGRMKFNRRLNIDDDEGEGTLSNEDIVRVLKTLIDIRNGQGNVDDIDHLGNRRVRSVGEMAENQFRVGLVRVERAVRERLSMAESEGLMPQDLVNAKPVAAAIKEFFGSSQLSQFMDQNNPLSGVTNKRRVSALGPGGLTRERAGFEVRDVHPTHYGRVCPIETPEGPNIGLINSLSTYARTNSYGFLETPYRKVEDGKVTDEIVYLSAIDEAKHVIAQANVALDKDGKLEGEFVQVRHQNEFTMAPRANVNMMDVSPRQVVSVAAALVPFLEHDDANRALMGSNMQRQAVPTLRADKPLVGTGIERNVAIDSGVCVVAKRGGYVEYVDASRIVVKVNPDEIEASDAGVDIYNLIKYTRSNQNTSINQRSIVHQGETIARGDVLADGPSVDMGELALGQNMRIAFMPWNGYNFEDSILISEKVVQEDRFTSIHIQELTCIARDTKLGAEEITADIPNVGEAALNKLDESGIVYIGAEVGPGDILVGKVTPKSETQLTPEEKLLRAIFGEKASDVKDTSLRVKGGTTGTVIDVQVFTRDGIERDERSKDIERIALEEYRKDLKAEYRIVEDAIFERLQAALVGKPVAGGAGLKKGDKLAEDFLAELPREDWFKLRMQDESLADMLEKAEAQLAERKADQEARFEDKKGKLQSGDDLQPGVLKVVKCYVAIKRKIQPGDKMAGRHGNKGVISVIKPVEDMPYDQNGEPVDIVLNPLGVPSRMNVGQILETHLGAASKGLGNRINEMLREQKATAEVRGFLDEVYNKAGRGLRKETLDEFSDDEIMDLAKNLRGGVPFATPVFDGAKEEEIKELLRLANLDDSGQIQLWDGRTGEAFENKTTVGYMYMLKLNHLVEDKMHARSTGSYSLVTQQPLGGKAQFGGQRFGEMEVWALEAYGAAYTLQEMLTVKSDDVNGRTKMYKNIVDGDHRMEPGMPESFNVLVKEIRSLGIDMELENEE; the protein is encoded by the coding sequence ATGGCATACTCTTACACCGAGAAAAAGCGCATTCGTAAGGATTTCAGTAAATTGCAGCCGGTTATGGATATTCCATACCTGCTGGCGATTCAGCTGGATTCTTATCGCAACTTTCTACAAGCCGAATCTGAGGCGGGCGAGCGACAGGACACGGGCCTGCACGCCGCTTTTAAATCCGTCTTTCCAATTGTCAGCTACTCTGGCAATGCCGCCCTGGAATACGTCAGCTACAAGCTGGGCACCCCAGTTTTCGACGTCAAAGAGTGTCAACTGCGTGGCGTAACTTACGCTGCGCCGCTGCGCGTTAAGGTGCGCCTGATCATTTACGATAAGGAATCACCGAGCAAGGCGATCAAGGACATCAAGGAGCAGGAAGTCTACATGGGCGAAATGCCCCTGATGACGGAAAACGGCACCTTTATCATCAACGGCACCGAGCGTGTCGTGGTGTCCCAGCTGCACCGTTCGCCGGGCGTATTCTTCGATCACGACAAGGGCAAAACCCATTCGTCCGGTAAGTTGCTGTATAGCGCCCGGGTGATTCCTTACCGTGGTTCCTGGCTCGACTTCGAATTCGATCCGAAGGATCAGGTGTATGTGCGTATCGACCGCCGCCGCAAACTGCCGGCGACGATTCTGTTGCGCGCTCTGGGTTACACCAACCAAGACATTCTCGACCGCTTCTTCGAGCGCTCCGAGTTCAAACTGGTTAAGGATCAGTTCGAACTGGCCATCGTTGCCGATCATCTGCGCGGTGAAACCGCTCAGTTTGAAATCAAAGACAAAGACGGCAGCGTCATCCTGGAAGAAGGTCGCCGCATTACCGCGCGTCACATCCGTCAGTTGGAAAAATCCGGCGTAAAAACCGTTCAGGTGCCGGACGAATACCTGCTGGGTAAGGCGCTGGCAACCGATCTGGTCGATCCGACCAGTGGCGAGATCTTTGCTGCCGGCAACGACGAAGTGACGCTCGACGTCCTGACCAAGGTGCGTGAGCTCAAGTTGAAGAAACTTGATCTGCTCTACACCAACGATCTGGATTGCGGCCCGTACATTTCCGATACGCTGCGCAACGACCCGACCAGCACACCGCTGGAAGCGCTGGTCGAAATCTACCGCATGATGCGCCCGGGCGAGCCGCCGACAAAAGAGTCAGCGGAAACCCTGTTCCAGAACCTGTTCTTCTCCAGCGAGCGCTACGATCTGTCGGGCGTTGGCCGTATGAAGTTCAACCGTCGTCTGAACATCGATGACGATGAAGGCGAAGGTACGCTGAGCAACGAAGACATCGTGCGCGTACTGAAAACCTTGATCGATATCCGTAACGGCCAGGGCAATGTCGACGACATCGACCACCTGGGTAACCGTCGCGTGCGTTCCGTCGGTGAAATGGCTGAGAACCAATTCCGCGTCGGTCTGGTTCGTGTTGAACGCGCCGTTCGTGAGCGTCTGTCCATGGCTGAATCCGAAGGCCTGATGCCGCAGGATCTGGTCAACGCCAAGCCGGTTGCTGCTGCGATCAAAGAATTCTTCGGTTCCAGCCAGCTGTCTCAGTTTATGGATCAGAACAACCCGCTGTCGGGCGTCACCAACAAGCGTCGTGTTTCTGCGTTGGGCCCAGGCGGTCTGACCCGTGAACGCGCCGGCTTCGAAGTGCGTGACGTACACCCGACACACTACGGTCGTGTCTGCCCAATTGAGACGCCGGAAGGTCCGAACATTGGTCTGATCAACTCGCTGTCAACTTATGCCCGCACCAACAGCTACGGCTTCCTGGAGACGCCGTATCGTAAGGTGGAAGACGGCAAGGTGACTGACGAGATCGTTTACCTGTCAGCTATCGATGAAGCCAAGCACGTTATTGCTCAGGCTAACGTTGCGCTGGACAAAGACGGCAAACTCGAAGGCGAATTCGTCCAGGTGCGTCACCAGAACGAATTCACCATGGCGCCGCGTGCCAACGTCAACATGATGGACGTATCACCGCGTCAGGTCGTGTCTGTGGCCGCCGCTTTGGTTCCGTTCCTGGAACACGATGACGCCAACCGCGCCTTGATGGGTTCGAACATGCAACGTCAGGCTGTGCCGACTTTGCGTGCGGACAAGCCTCTGGTTGGTACCGGTATCGAGCGCAATGTCGCCATCGACTCCGGTGTCTGCGTGGTTGCCAAGCGTGGCGGTTACGTTGAGTACGTCGATGCCTCGCGCATCGTGGTCAAGGTGAACCCGGATGAAATCGAAGCCAGCGATGCCGGCGTCGACATCTACAACCTGATCAAGTACACCCGTTCCAACCAGAACACCAGCATCAACCAGCGCTCCATCGTCCATCAGGGCGAAACCATTGCGCGCGGTGATGTACTGGCTGACGGCCCGTCGGTCGATATGGGTGAACTGGCGCTGGGTCAGAACATGCGCATCGCCTTCATGCCCTGGAATGGTTACAACTTCGAGGATTCGATCCTGATCTCTGAAAAAGTGGTTCAGGAAGATCGTTTCACCTCGATTCACATCCAGGAACTGACCTGTATCGCGCGTGACACCAAGCTGGGGGCCGAAGAAATTACCGCCGACATCCCGAACGTTGGCGAAGCGGCTCTGAACAAGCTTGACGAGTCCGGTATCGTTTATATCGGTGCTGAAGTGGGCCCGGGCGACATCCTGGTCGGTAAAGTCACGCCGAAGAGCGAGACTCAACTGACGCCGGAAGAGAAACTGCTGCGCGCCATCTTTGGTGAGAAAGCGTCCGACGTTAAAGATACGTCTTTGCGCGTTAAAGGCGGCACCACCGGTACTGTTATCGACGTTCAGGTATTTACTCGCGATGGCATCGAACGCGACGAGCGTTCCAAAGACATCGAGCGCATTGCGCTGGAAGAGTACCGCAAGGATCTGAAAGCCGAGTACCGCATCGTTGAAGACGCCATCTTCGAACGTCTGCAGGCTGCCTTGGTTGGCAAGCCGGTCGCTGGCGGCGCTGGTCTGAAGAAAGGCGACAAGCTGGCCGAGGACTTCCTCGCCGAGCTGCCGCGTGAAGACTGGTTCAAGCTGCGCATGCAGGACGAAAGCCTGGCCGACATGCTGGAGAAAGCCGAAGCTCAGCTGGCTGAGCGCAAGGCCGACCAGGAAGCGCGCTTCGAAGACAAGAAAGGCAAGCTGCAAAGCGGCGACGATCTGCAACCGGGCGTGCTGAAAGTGGTCAAGTGCTACGTGGCCATCAAGCGCAAGATTCAGCCGGGTGACAAGATGGCGGGTCGTCACGGTAATAAAGGTGTGATCTCGGTGATCAAGCCGGTTGAAGACATGCCTTACGACCAAAACGGCGAGCCGGTCGACATCGTGCTGAACCCGCTGGGTGTACCGTCGCGGATGAACGTCGGTCAGATTCTGGAAACGCACCTGGGTGCGGCGTCCAAGGGTCTGGGCAACCGCATCAACGAAATGCTGCGCGAGCAGAAAGCAACGGCCGAAGTACGTGGCTTCCTCGATGAGGTCTACAACAAGGCCGGTCGCGGTCTGCGCAAGGAAACCTTGGACGAGTTCAGTGATGACGAAATCATGGACCTGGCCAAAAACCTGCGCGGCGGCGTGCCGTTCGCGACACCGGTGTTCGACGGTGCCAAAGAAGAAGAGATCAAGGAATTGCTGCGTCTGGCGAACCTGGACGACAGCGGCCAAATCCAGTTGTGGGATGGCCGCACCGGCGAAGCCTTTGAGAACAAGACCACGGTCGGCTACATGTACATGCTGAAGCTGAACCACCTGGTCGAAGACAAGATGCACGCCCGTTCCACCGGGTCTTACAGCCTGGTTACCCAGCAGCCGCTGGGTGGTAAGGCGCAGTTCGGTGGTCAGCGTTTCGGTGAGATGGAAGTCTGGGCTCTGGAAGCTTATGGCGCCGCCTACACCCTGCAGGAAATGCTGACTGTGAAGTCGGACGACGTGAACGGCCGGACGAAGATGTACAAAAACATCGTCGACGGCGACCACCGTATGGAGCCCGGCATGCCGGAGTCCTTCAACGTACTGGTCAAGGAAATCCGTTCGCTGGGTATCGACATGGAACTGGAAAACGAAGAGTGA